A stretch of Methylogaea oryzae DNA encodes these proteins:
- a CDS encoding DEAD/DEAH box helicase — MPFTQLGLSAELLRAVSEEGYTKPTPIQQQAIPVVLEGRDILAGAQTGTGKTASFTLPLLQRLMETPLNGRQRVVRALILTPTRELAAQVQDSVRAYGKHLPLRSTVIFGGVSMVPQMRALRNGVDIVVATPGRLLDHVRQRTLDLSQVEMFVLDEADRMLDMGFIRDIRQVIAVLPKARQNLLFSATFSEEIKALSAQLLHNPAMVEVARQNSAAESVAQRVYAVEKERKRELLSHLVGTGNWKQVLVFVRTKHGADRLAAQLQRDGIDSASLHGDKSQGARTRALADFKSGKVAVLVATDIAARGLDIDQLPHVVNFELPNVPEDYVHRIGRTGRAGATGEALSLVSQDEAKLLGAIERLLKREVPRATEQGFEPGFVLRAQPGHQPPRRGDGGGHSRPANAGRHSRSRSPNDRRSSAPRAGRPQ; from the coding sequence ATGCCTTTTACCCAGCTCGGCCTGTCGGCCGAACTACTCCGTGCCGTGTCCGAAGAGGGCTATACCAAGCCCACCCCGATTCAACAGCAAGCCATCCCCGTCGTTCTGGAAGGGCGCGACATTCTCGCCGGCGCACAAACCGGCACCGGTAAAACCGCCAGTTTCACTTTGCCGCTGTTGCAGCGTTTGATGGAAACGCCGCTCAACGGCCGCCAGCGCGTCGTGCGCGCTTTGATACTCACCCCGACCCGCGAATTGGCCGCCCAGGTGCAGGACAGCGTGCGCGCCTACGGCAAGCATTTGCCGTTGCGTTCCACCGTGATTTTCGGCGGCGTCAGCATGGTGCCGCAGATGCGCGCCCTGCGTAACGGCGTGGACATCGTGGTGGCGACGCCCGGCCGTTTGTTGGACCACGTGCGCCAGCGTACCCTGGACCTGTCCCAGGTGGAAATGTTCGTGCTGGACGAAGCCGACCGCATGTTGGACATGGGCTTCATCCGCGACATTCGCCAGGTGATCGCGGTGCTGCCGAAAGCTCGGCAGAACCTGCTGTTCTCCGCCACCTTCTCCGAAGAGATCAAGGCGTTGTCGGCCCAGTTGCTGCACAATCCCGCCATGGTGGAAGTGGCGCGGCAGAATTCCGCCGCCGAGAGCGTGGCGCAGCGCGTCTATGCCGTCGAGAAGGAACGCAAGCGTGAGCTGCTGTCCCATTTGGTCGGCACCGGCAACTGGAAACAAGTATTGGTTTTCGTGCGCACCAAGCACGGCGCGGACCGGCTGGCCGCCCAGTTGCAGCGCGACGGCATCGATTCGGCTTCCCTGCACGGCGACAAGAGCCAAGGCGCCCGCACCCGCGCCCTGGCCGACTTCAAGTCCGGCAAAGTGGCGGTGCTGGTGGCTACCGACATCGCGGCGCGCGGCCTGGACATCGACCAGCTGCCCCACGTGGTGAATTTCGAGTTGCCCAATGTGCCGGAAGACTACGTGCACCGCATCGGCCGCACCGGCCGCGCCGGCGCGACGGGTGAGGCACTGTCCCTGGTATCCCAGGACGAAGCCAAGCTGTTGGGGGCCATCGAGCGCTTGCTGAAACGGGAAGTCCCCCGCGCCACCGAACAGGGCTTCGAGCCCGGCTTCGTGTTGCGCGCCCAGCCCGGCCACCAGCCGCCGCGCCGCGGCGATGGCGGCGGCCACTCCCGTCCGGCCAACGCCGGCCGCCACTCCCGCAGCCGTTCGCCCAACGACCGGCGCAGCAGCGCGCCCCGGGCGGGGCGTCCGCAGTAA
- the mepA gene encoding penicillin-insensitive murein endopeptidase: MNRRTKLACLAWLILLPAGTAALEPSAGPPRSIGSPANGCLAGALALPFDGPGYSVVRTPRERYYGHGQLLDYVKNLGIRAAETGLGTLLVGDMSQARGGPMPYGHSSHQHGLDVDVWFQVAPRPPFSPLDALRDPGVQPSLLNPSRKDLSPALWNGSQTALLRLAANAESADRIFVNPVIKRELCRSAPGAWLRKLRPWHGHDDHFHVRLACPADSPSCQPQAPLPAGDGCGAELDWWFQPRKPERKPAAPPQPWPAECEAL, from the coding sequence ATGAACCGCCGCACGAAACTCGCCTGCCTCGCCTGGCTGATACTGCTGCCCGCCGGCACCGCCGCGCTGGAGCCCAGCGCCGGCCCGCCCCGCAGCATCGGCTCCCCGGCCAACGGCTGCCTCGCCGGCGCGTTGGCCCTGCCCTTCGACGGACCGGGCTACAGCGTGGTGCGAACGCCCCGCGAACGCTATTACGGCCACGGGCAATTGCTGGACTACGTGAAAAACCTAGGCATCCGCGCGGCAGAAACCGGCTTGGGCACGCTGCTGGTGGGAGACATGTCCCAAGCGCGCGGCGGCCCCATGCCCTACGGCCACAGCAGCCACCAGCACGGCCTGGACGTGGACGTTTGGTTTCAGGTTGCGCCCCGTCCGCCGTTCTCGCCGCTGGACGCGTTGCGCGACCCCGGCGTCCAACCCTCGCTGCTCAACCCCAGCCGCAAAGACTTGTCTCCCGCGCTGTGGAACGGCAGCCAAACCGCCCTGCTGCGCCTGGCGGCCAACGCCGAATCCGCGGACCGCATTTTCGTCAACCCGGTCATCAAGCGCGAATTGTGTCGCAGCGCGCCCGGGGCCTGGCTGCGCAAGCTTCGCCCCTGGCACGGCCACGACGACCACTTCCACGTCCGCCTGGCCTGCCCCGCCGATAGCCCGTCCTGCCAACCGCAAGCCCCGCTGCCGGCCGGCGACGGTTGCGGCGCGGAATTGGATTGGTGGTTCCAGCCGCGCAAACCGGAACGCAAGCCCGCCGCCCCGCCTCAGCCTTGGCCGGCCGAGTGCGAAGCCTTGTAG
- the mutS gene encoding DNA mismatch repair protein MutS, with protein MSSDLSNHTPMMQQYLALKAQHPDRLLFYRMGDFYELFYDDAKKAAQLLDITLTHRGESAGARISMAGIPYHAAENYLARLIKLGESVAIAEQFGDPAKTKGPMERKVVRIVTPGTVTDEALLEERRDNYLVALHWHGDAYGLACLDLAGGRFHVQEIKTVERLLGELERLSPAEILVSEDQPLPAALASRKGLTKRPPWHFEPESARQLLLRQFQVKDLAGFGCEELAAAVAAAGCLIQYVRDTQQSALGHLQGIRVETGEDTILLDAASRRNLELDFHPSGRHDLTLFGVLDRTATAMGSRLLRRWLHRPLRDRLVLNARFDAVESLLQSRSHDNLRDVLRGIGDLERIAARIALRSARPRDLAVLRDSLGLVPGLQSNLRESDAPLLAGLSQRLDLPPEVGDLLRRAVIDNPPMLIRDGGVIAPGYNAELDELRNLSQNADQYLVDLEQRERARSGIANLKITYNRVQGYAIEISRAQADKVPVDYVRRQTLKNAERYITPELKAFEDKVLSARERSLACEKALYEELLNLLAGHLPALQDAAAAVAELDALANLAERADELDWTRPTLADHAGIAVTAGRHPVVEQVSSTPFVPNDLELSPDNRLLVITGPNMGGKSTYMRQAALIVLLAHVGSFVPARAAEIGPIDRIFTRIGASDDLASGRSTFMVEMTETANILHNATENSLVIMDEIGRGTSTFDGLSLAWACAEHLARHTQGYTLFATHYFELTTLADDYPSVRNVHLDAVEHNDGIVFLHAVKDGPASQSYGLQVAALAGVPRAVIARAREKLLSLESQAAASHQAKPAKSGPKQVDLFAAAPHPALLLLQQAKPDELSPRQALDLLFDLAEMAKQA; from the coding sequence ATGAGCAGCGACCTGTCCAACCACACTCCCATGATGCAGCAATACCTGGCGCTGAAGGCGCAGCACCCGGACCGGTTGCTGTTCTACCGCATGGGCGATTTCTACGAGCTGTTCTACGACGACGCCAAAAAAGCGGCGCAGTTGCTCGACATCACCCTCACCCACCGGGGCGAATCGGCCGGCGCGCGCATTTCCATGGCGGGCATCCCCTACCACGCGGCGGAAAACTACCTGGCGCGGTTGATAAAACTGGGCGAGTCCGTCGCCATCGCCGAGCAGTTCGGCGATCCGGCCAAAACCAAGGGCCCCATGGAACGCAAAGTGGTGCGCATCGTCACGCCGGGTACGGTGACCGACGAAGCCCTGCTGGAAGAGCGCCGCGACAACTACCTGGTAGCGCTGCACTGGCACGGCGATGCCTACGGCCTGGCATGCCTGGATTTGGCCGGCGGGCGCTTCCACGTGCAGGAAATCAAGACCGTGGAACGGCTGCTGGGCGAACTGGAACGCCTGTCGCCGGCCGAAATCCTCGTCAGCGAAGACCAGCCGCTGCCGGCGGCCCTGGCCTCCCGCAAGGGCTTGACCAAGCGCCCGCCCTGGCATTTCGAGCCGGAAAGCGCGCGGCAGTTGCTGTTGCGCCAGTTCCAGGTGAAGGACTTGGCCGGCTTCGGCTGCGAGGAGCTGGCCGCCGCCGTCGCCGCCGCCGGCTGCTTGATCCAATACGTGCGCGACACCCAGCAAAGCGCCCTGGGGCACTTGCAGGGCATCCGCGTGGAAACGGGCGAGGACACCATCCTGCTGGACGCCGCCAGCCGGCGCAACCTGGAGCTGGACTTCCACCCGTCCGGCCGCCACGACCTGACCCTGTTCGGCGTGCTGGACCGTACCGCCACCGCCATGGGCAGCCGCTTGCTGCGCCGCTGGCTGCATCGCCCCTTGCGCGACCGGCTGGTGCTGAACGCCCGCTTCGACGCGGTGGAATCCCTGCTGCAAAGCCGGTCGCACGACAACCTGCGCGACGTGCTGCGCGGCATCGGCGACCTGGAGCGCATCGCCGCGCGCATCGCCCTGCGCTCGGCGCGCCCCAGGGATTTGGCGGTGCTGCGGGATTCGTTGGGATTGGTGCCGGGATTGCAGTCAAACCTGCGTGAAAGCGACGCGCCCTTGCTGGCCGGCCTCTCCCAACGCCTGGACCTGCCGCCGGAAGTCGGCGACTTGCTGCGCCGCGCCGTCATCGACAATCCGCCCATGCTGATCCGCGACGGCGGCGTCATCGCCCCCGGCTACAACGCCGAACTGGACGAGCTGCGCAACCTCAGCCAGAACGCCGACCAATACTTAGTCGACCTGGAGCAGCGCGAGCGCGCCCGCAGCGGCATCGCCAACCTGAAAATCACCTACAACCGGGTGCAAGGCTACGCCATCGAAATCAGCCGCGCCCAGGCGGACAAGGTGCCGGTGGACTACGTGCGGCGGCAGACCTTGAAGAACGCCGAGCGCTACATCACGCCGGAACTGAAGGCTTTCGAGGACAAGGTGCTGAGCGCCAGGGAACGCTCCCTGGCCTGCGAAAAAGCCTTGTACGAAGAGCTGTTGAACCTGCTCGCCGGCCACTTGCCGGCCCTGCAGGACGCCGCCGCCGCCGTGGCGGAACTGGACGCCCTGGCCAACCTGGCCGAGCGGGCCGACGAACTCGACTGGACCCGCCCGACCTTGGCCGACCACGCCGGCATCGCCGTGACGGCGGGCCGCCACCCGGTGGTGGAACAGGTGTCCAGCACACCCTTCGTGCCCAACGACTTGGAACTGTCGCCGGACAACCGCCTGCTGGTCATCACCGGCCCCAATATGGGCGGTAAATCCACCTATATGCGCCAGGCGGCGCTCATCGTGCTGCTGGCGCACGTGGGCAGCTTCGTGCCGGCGCGGGCCGCCGAGATTGGTCCTATCGACCGCATTTTCACCCGCATCGGCGCTTCCGACGACCTGGCGTCCGGCCGCTCCACCTTCATGGTGGAAATGACCGAAACCGCCAACATCCTGCACAACGCCACGGAAAACAGCCTGGTCATCATGGACGAGATCGGCCGCGGCACCAGCACCTTCGACGGCTTGTCCCTGGCCTGGGCCTGCGCCGAACACCTGGCGCGGCATACCCAGGGCTATACCCTGTTCGCCACCCATTATTTCGAGCTGACCACGCTGGCCGACGACTATCCCTCGGTGCGCAACGTGCATCTGGACGCCGTGGAGCACAACGACGGCATCGTCTTCCTCCATGCGGTGAAAGACGGCCCGGCCAGCCAGAGCTACGGCCTGCAGGTGGCAGCCCTGGCCGGCGTGCCGCGCGCGGTCATCGCCCGCGCCCGCGAAAAGCTGCTGTCGCTGGAAAGCCAGGCCGCCGCCAGCCACCAGGCCAAGCCGGCCAAATCCGGCCCCAAACAAGTGGATTTGTTCGCCGCCGCCCCCCATCCCGCCTTGCTGCTGCTGCAACAAGCCAAACCGGATGAACTCAGCCCCCGCCAAGCGTTGGATCTGCTGTTCGACCTGGCCGAAATGGCGAAGCAAGCCTAA
- a CDS encoding tetratricopeptide repeat protein produces MSYISFFIAGAAAYFAHRYAVRRWLRTGKTVEYCLKAGSAVLLSTFAALFLALPTEWPMPQSEQGRIFSDSLKKAEQGDAKAEYFVGLSYAQGETVAADKAKAVLWMRKSAEQGYSDAQVALGNMYLNGRYAKEGVPKDYAQGKELLRKAADQGHVWAKMLLYNMEYEEKRQNLEGK; encoded by the coding sequence ATGTCATACATCAGCTTTTTCATCGCCGGCGCGGCGGCCTATTTCGCCCACCGTTACGCCGTGCGGCGCTGGTTGCGGACGGGCAAGACGGTGGAGTATTGCCTGAAAGCCGGTTCCGCCGTGCTGCTGTCGACCTTCGCGGCGCTGTTCCTGGCCTTGCCGACCGAGTGGCCCATGCCGCAATCGGAACAGGGCCGCATTTTTTCCGACTCGCTGAAAAAGGCGGAGCAGGGCGATGCCAAGGCCGAATATTTTGTCGGGCTGTCCTATGCCCAGGGCGAGACGGTGGCGGCGGACAAGGCCAAGGCGGTGCTATGGATGCGGAAATCGGCCGAGCAAGGCTATTCCGATGCCCAGGTGGCCTTGGGCAATATGTATCTCAACGGCCGCTACGCGAAGGAAGGCGTGCCCAAGGACTACGCCCAGGGCAAGGAGTTGCTGCGGAAAGCCGCCGACCAGGGCCACGTGTGGGCGAAGATGCTGCTGTACAACATGGAGTACGAGGAAAAAAGGCAGAACCTGGAGGGGAAGTAG